One region of Miscanthus floridulus cultivar M001 chromosome 19, ASM1932011v1, whole genome shotgun sequence genomic DNA includes:
- the LOC136527416 gene encoding LOW QUALITY PROTEIN: uncharacterized protein (The sequence of the model RefSeq protein was modified relative to this genomic sequence to represent the inferred CDS: deleted 1 base in 1 codon) — translation MPPRFPTARLLTSTRPHRLLPLLSPLPSAALSPAPRALRLPPPLLHRGARRRPLPRGMASAAAAAPGPHAAAEAPPVGVGGEGAAAPRQLALEELPWDHSFVRELPGDPRSDAIPREVLHACYSKVCPSVKVDNPKLVAWSDTVADLLDLDHKELERPDFPQFFSGATPLVGSLPYAQCYGGHQFGVWAGQLGDGRAITLGEVVNSRGERWELQLKGCGKTPYSRFADGLAVLRSSIREFLCSEAMHGLGIPTTRALCLVETGKSVVRDMFYDGNAKEEPGAIVCRVAPSFLRFGSYQIHASRGKEDIEIVRRLADYVIRQHFPHLENMKKSEGLSFEAAIGDSPTIDLTSNKYAAWAVEVAERTAYLIVRWQGVGFTHGVLNTDNMSVLGLTIDYGPFGFLDAFDPSYTPNTTDLPGKRYCFANQPGVGLWNIAQFAGPLSSAELISKDEANYVMERYGTKFMDEYQSIMTKKLGLTKYNKQLISKLLNNLAVDKVDYTNFFRLLSNVKADPGIPENELLVPLKAALLDIGKERKEAWISWVQTYIEELVESGIPDEERKAAMNSVNPKYILRNYLCQSAIDTAEQGDYEEVRRLLKVMQNPYDEQPGMEKYARLPPAWAYRPGVCMLSCSS, via the exons ATGCCGCCCCGGTTCCCCACCGCCCGCCTCCTCACCAGCACCAGGCCGCACAGGCTGCTCCCGCTCCTCTCCCCTCTCCCCTCCGCGGCCCTGTCCCCGGCCCCTCGCGCCCTCCGCCTTCCGCCGCCGCTTCTTCACCGAggcgcgcgccgccgcccgctGCCCCGCGGCATGgcctcagccgccgccgccgcccccgggcCACACGCCGCCGCGGAGGCGCCCCCCGTCGGCGTGGGAGGAGAGGGCGCCGCCGCCCCGCGGCAGCTCGCCCTGGAGGAGCTGCCCTGGGACCATTCCTTCGTCCGCGAGCTGCCCGGCGACCCGCGATCCGACGCCATCCCGCGGGAG GTCCTGCACGCCTGTTACTCCAAGGTGTGTCCCTCGGTCAAAGTGGATAACCCCAAGCTGGTGGCGTGGTCTGACACCGTGGCCGATCTACTCGATCTGGATCACAAAGA GTTGGAAAGACCTGATTTTCCTCAGTTTTTCTCAGGAGCAACTCCACTAGTGGGAAG TTTGCCCTACGCCCAGTGCTATGGAGGACATCAGTTTGGTGTATGGGCTGGTCAGTTGGGGGATGGAAGAGCGATAACTCTTGGAGAGGTTGTCAACTCTCGAGGTGAGAGGTGGGAGTTACAGCTCAAAGGTTGTGGAAAGACTCCATACAGCAGATTTGCTGATGGTCTTGCTGTCCTACGCAGCAGTATCCGTGAATTCTTATGCAGCGAAGCCATGCACGGTCTAGGCATTCCTACAACTCGTGCTCTTTGTCTAGTTGAAACTGGAAAATCAGTTGTCCGAGATATGTTCTATGA TGGCAATGCAAAGGAAGAACCAGGTGCAATCGTTTGTCGTGTTGCACCATCTTTTTTACGTTTTGGTTCGTATCAGATACATGCTTCGAGGGGCAAAGAGGACATTGAAATTGTTCGTCGTTTGGCAGACTACGTGATACGTCAACACTTTCCGCATCTTGAAAATATGAAAAAGAGTGAAGGTTTGTCATTCGAGGCAGCTATAGGAGATTCTCCAACAATAGATCTCACATCAAACAAATATGCAG CCTGGGCAGTTGAGGTTGCAGAGAGGACTGCTTACTTGATAGTTAGATGGCAAGGTGTTGGCTTCACCCATGGTGTACTTAACACTGACAACATGAGTGTGCTGGGCCTAACTATTGATTATGGACCATTTGGCTTTCTCGATGCCTTTGATCCTAGCTATACTCCAAATACCACTGATCTTCCTGGGAAGAGGTATTGTTTTGCAAATCAACCTGGTGTTGGCTTGTGGAATATTGCTCAGTTTGCTGGACCACTGTCATCTGCTGAGCTTATCAGCAAAGACGAGGCAAATTATGTGATGGAGAG GTATGGGACAAAGTTCATGGATGAGTATCAATCTATCATGACCAAAAAGCTGGGCTTAACCAAGTATAATAAGCAGCTAATTAGTAAGCTGCTTAACAACTTGGCAGTTGATAAGGTTGACTATACCAACTTTTTCCGTCTTCTTTCGAATGTCAAAGCGGATCCTGGTATTCCGGAGAATGAGCTGCTTGTTCCACTGAAGGCTGCTCTCCTAGATATTGGGAAAGAAAGGAAGGAAGCATGGATCAGTTGGGTACAGACTTACATTGAAGAG CTGGTGGAGAGTGGCATTCCTGATGAAGAAAGAAAAGCCGCGATGAACTCTGTTAATCCAAAGTATATTCTCCGCAACTATCTGTGCCAGTCTGCTATCGACACAGCTGAGCAAGGTGATTATGAGGAGGTTCGC AGGCTGCTTAAAGTAATGCAGAATCCTTATGATGAGCAGCCGGGAATGGAGAAGTATGCGCGGTTGCCACCAGCCTGGGCATACAGACCTGGAGTCTGCATGCTGTCCTGCTCCTCGTGA